In a genomic window of Lycium ferocissimum isolate CSIRO_LF1 chromosome 9, AGI_CSIRO_Lferr_CH_V1, whole genome shotgun sequence:
- the LOC132030691 gene encoding MYB-like transcription factor 4, with translation MGRAPCCAKEGLRKGPWSSKEDLLLTNYINQHGEGQWRSLPKNAGLLRCGKSCRLRWMNYLRPGIKRGNFSEDEDDLIVRLHSLLGNRWSLIAGRLPGRTDNEIKNYWNTHLIKKLKSAGIEPKKPHKKLSKKQSRKQPQKEKSRKKEGKKSNNNNLKGQIVQVEKTKVFAPKPIKISCGISRNNSCENVTLSSTACSSNSNFEEVDLGNKKENGIMSHENEVNIFLKDLGFGELLEGDGFCDEFPMGESCKFSNKCSVEMNDNMLEKVYEEYLLLLSENCYNQEDQKEQNC, from the exons ATGGGTAGAGCACCATGTTGTGCTAAAGAGGGGTTGCGCAAAGGGCCATGGTCCTCTAAAGAAGATTTGTTACTTACTAATTATATCAACCAACATGGTGAAGGCCAATGGAGATCTTTGCCTAAAAATGCTG GGTTGCTTAGGTGTGGAAAAAGTTGCAGGTTAAGATGGATGAACTATTTAAGACCAGGGATTAAAAGAGGAAATTTcagtgaagatgaagatgatctTATAGTGAGATTACATTCACTTTTGGGTAATCGTTGGTCACTAATTGCTGGAAGATTACCTGGTCGTACAGATAATGAAATCAAGAATTATTGGAACACGCATTTAATCAAGAAGCTCAAAAGTGCTGGAATTGAACCGAAAAAACCCCACAAAAAGTTATCCAAAAAACAATCAAGAAAACAACCCCAAAAAGAGAAGTCAAGAAAAAAGGAGGGGAAGAAGAGTAATAACAACAACTTAAAGGGTCAAATTGTACAAGTTGAGAAGACCAAAGTTTTTGCACCAAAGCCCATAAAGATTTCTTGTGGGATTTCAAGGAACAATAGTTGTGAAAATGTTACATTGAGTAGTACCGCTTGTTCCTCAAATAGTAATTTTGAAGAAGTTGATCTTGGAAACAAGAAGGAAAATGGGATTATGAGTCATGAAAATGAGGTgaatatttttctaaaggaCTTAGGTTTTGGTGAATTACTTGAAGGGGATGGATTTTGTGATGAATTTCCTATGGGAGAAAGTTGCAAATTTTCAAACAAATGCTCAGTGGAAATGAATGATAATATGTTGGAGAAAGTCTACGAAGAATATCTTCTACTTCTTTCTGAAAATTGTTATAATCAAGAAGATCAAAAGGAGCAAAATTGTTAA